In Methylobacterium aquaticum, the following are encoded in one genomic region:
- the gsiB gene encoding glutathione ABC transporter substrate-binding protein GsiB, with amino-acid sequence MIVRSLLATGLLCGLIASPVTSALAAGDPILVIGVQPETLDPYNTNTTLTTAVTKSFYEGLFEFDKDLKVKNVLAESYEVTPDGLVYTFKLREGVKFHDGTAFDANAVKANLERVLNPENRLARFNQFNRVKTVEAVSPFVVRITLKEPFGPFINSLAHASAAMISPAALQKWGKDIAFHPVGTGPFTFVEWKQTDSVKGAKFAGYWQAGLPKVDSITWKPVPENGTRAAMLQTGEADFVSPLPYEQAKTLSENKKLKVIAQDSIIERYVSMNMLQKPFDDPRVRQAINYAINKEALAKVAFNGYATPAKGIVPAGVLYAHPLSAWPYDPAKARQLLKEAGYANGFETTLWSAYTTSTAQKAIQFVQQQLAQVGIKVQTQALEPGQRVEWVQTAPDPKTARVRMYYAGWSSSTGEADWALRPLFSTEAWPPKLNNTAYYSNQEVDALIAKALVTTSDAEKADLYAKAQELIFKDAPWAPLVIEQNVYATSARLSGVFVMPDGNIDSRQAAIAP; translated from the coding sequence ATGATCGTGCGTTCCCTCCTCGCCACCGGCCTGCTCTGCGGCCTCATCGCCAGCCCCGTGACCTCTGCACTCGCCGCCGGCGACCCGATCCTCGTCATCGGCGTGCAGCCCGAGACGCTCGATCCCTACAACACCAACACCACGCTCACGACCGCGGTCACCAAGTCGTTCTACGAAGGCCTGTTCGAATTCGACAAGGACCTGAAGGTCAAGAACGTCCTGGCCGAGAGCTACGAGGTCACGCCCGACGGTCTCGTCTACACCTTCAAGCTGCGCGAGGGCGTGAAATTCCATGACGGCACGGCGTTCGACGCCAATGCCGTGAAGGCGAACCTGGAGCGGGTGCTGAACCCCGAGAATCGGCTGGCCCGCTTCAACCAGTTCAACCGGGTCAAGACGGTCGAGGCGGTCTCGCCCTTCGTGGTGCGCATCACCCTGAAGGAGCCCTTCGGCCCGTTCATCAATTCGCTGGCGCACGCTTCTGCCGCGATGATCTCGCCGGCCGCACTCCAGAAATGGGGCAAGGACATCGCCTTCCATCCGGTCGGCACCGGCCCGTTCACCTTCGTCGAGTGGAAGCAGACCGATTCGGTCAAGGGCGCCAAGTTCGCCGGCTACTGGCAGGCCGGCCTGCCGAAGGTCGACAGCATCACCTGGAAGCCGGTGCCCGAGAACGGCACCCGCGCGGCGATGCTCCAGACCGGCGAGGCCGATTTTGTCTCGCCGCTCCCCTACGAGCAGGCCAAGACCCTCAGCGAGAACAAGAAGCTGAAGGTCATCGCGCAGGATTCGATCATCGAGCGCTATGTCAGCATGAACATGCTGCAAAAGCCGTTCGACGACCCGCGCGTGCGCCAGGCGATCAACTACGCGATCAACAAGGAGGCGCTGGCCAAGGTGGCGTTCAACGGCTACGCGACGCCCGCCAAGGGGATCGTGCCGGCCGGCGTGCTCTATGCCCACCCGCTGAGCGCCTGGCCCTACGACCCGGCCAAGGCGCGCCAGCTCCTGAAGGAGGCCGGCTACGCCAACGGCTTCGAGACCACCCTGTGGAGCGCCTACACCACCAGCACGGCGCAGAAGGCGATCCAGTTCGTCCAGCAGCAGCTCGCCCAGGTCGGCATCAAGGTGCAGACCCAGGCGCTCGAGCCCGGCCAGCGCGTCGAGTGGGTGCAGACCGCCCCCGACCCGAAGACCGCCCGCGTGCGGATGTACTATGCCGGCTGGTCGTCCTCGACCGGCGAGGCCGACTGGGCCCTGCGCCCGCTCTTCTCGACGGAAGCCTGGCCGCCGAAGCTCAACAACACCGCCTATTACAGCAATCAGGAGGTCGACGCTCTGATCGCCAAGGCGCTCGTCACGACGAGCGACGCCGAGAAGGCCGATCTCTACGCCAAGGCGCAGGAGCTGATCTTCAAGGATGCGCCGTGGGCGCCGCTCGTCATCGAGCAGAACGTCTACGCCACCTCCGCCCGCCTGTCCGGCGTGTTCGTGATGCCGGACGGCAACATCGACAGCCGCCAGGCCGCGATCGCGCCGTAA
- the gsiC gene encoding glutathione ABC transporter permease GsiC, translating to MLTFFLKRLLGLLPTLAIVAVLVFLFVHMLPGDPARLAAGQDADQQTVELVRAELGLDRPLPVQFGRYFLNMAQGDFGTSIRTRRPVSTEIGERFMPTLLLTLTSMVWAVAFGLVIGVVSAVYRNEWPDRLGMTLAVSGISFPAFALGMLLMQIFSVGLGWLPTVGAGSWQHYILPSLTLGAAVAAVMARFTRASFVEVLGEDFVRTARAKGLKERVVIAKHCLRNALIPVVTMMGLQFGFLLGGSIVVEAVFNWPGVGRLLVDSVNQRDYPVIQALVLMFSLEFILINLVVDLLYGLINPTIRYK from the coding sequence ATGCTGACCTTCTTCCTCAAACGGCTCCTCGGCCTCCTGCCGACGCTCGCGATCGTCGCGGTGCTGGTGTTCCTGTTCGTCCACATGCTGCCGGGCGATCCGGCCCGGCTCGCCGCCGGCCAGGATGCCGACCAGCAGACCGTGGAGCTGGTGCGCGCCGAACTCGGCCTCGACCGCCCGCTGCCCGTCCAGTTCGGCCGCTACTTCCTGAACATGGCGCAAGGCGATTTCGGCACCTCGATCCGCACCCGCCGCCCGGTCTCGACCGAGATCGGCGAGCGCTTCATGCCGACGCTGCTTCTCACGCTCACCAGCATGGTCTGGGCGGTGGCGTTCGGGCTCGTCATCGGGGTCGTCTCGGCGGTCTACCGCAACGAGTGGCCGGACCGGCTCGGGATGACGCTCGCCGTCTCCGGCATCTCGTTCCCGGCCTTCGCCCTGGGGATGCTGCTGATGCAGATCTTCTCCGTCGGCCTCGGCTGGCTGCCGACGGTCGGGGCCGGCTCGTGGCAGCACTACATCCTGCCCTCGCTCACCCTCGGGGCGGCGGTGGCCGCCGTGATGGCGCGCTTCACCCGCGCCTCCTTCGTCGAGGTGTTGGGCGAGGATTTCGTCCGTACCGCCCGGGCCAAGGGGCTCAAGGAACGGGTCGTCATCGCCAAGCACTGCCTGCGCAACGCGCTGATCCCCGTCGTCACCATGATGGGCCTGCAATTCGGCTTCCTGCTCGGCGGCTCGATCGTCGTCGAGGCGGTGTTCAACTGGCCGGGCGTCGGCCGCCTGCTCGTCGATTCGGTCAACCAGCGCGACTATCCGGTGATCCAGGCCCTGGTGCTGATGTTCTCGCTCGAATTCATCCTGATCAACCTCGTCGTCGACCTGCTCTACGGGCTGATCAACCCGACCATCCGCTACAAGTGA
- the gsiD gene encoding glutathione ABC transporter permease GsiD gives MSETALTATKAVAAIPAGVRTPWSEFWRKFRRQPVAVVALAFVVLLVAVAILAPWIAPYDAENYFDYDRINEGPSFAHWLGVDPLGRDILSRILLGGRISLATGFMSVAIGGLIGTVLGLLAGYYEGWWDRIVMRLSDVLFAFPGILLALGVVAILGSSLVNVVVAVSVFSVPAFARLVRGNTLVLKRATYIEAARSIGASDRTILTRHILPGTVSSIVVYFTMRLGTSIITAASLSFLGMGAQPPTPEWGAMLSDARADMVSSPHVAIFPSLAIFLTVLAFNLLGDGLRDALDPKLDRA, from the coding sequence GTGTCTGAAACCGCTCTCACCGCCACGAAGGCCGTCGCCGCAATTCCCGCCGGCGTGCGCACCCCCTGGTCCGAGTTCTGGCGCAAGTTCCGGCGCCAGCCCGTCGCCGTCGTCGCGCTCGCCTTCGTGGTCCTGCTCGTCGCCGTGGCGATCCTCGCCCCCTGGATCGCCCCCTACGATGCGGAGAACTACTTCGATTACGACCGGATCAACGAGGGCCCGTCCTTCGCCCACTGGCTCGGCGTCGATCCCCTCGGCCGCGACATCCTGAGCCGTATCCTGCTCGGCGGGCGCATCTCGCTCGCCACCGGCTTCATGTCGGTGGCCATCGGCGGGCTGATCGGCACGGTGCTGGGGCTGCTCGCCGGCTATTACGAGGGCTGGTGGGACCGCATCGTCATGCGCCTGTCCGACGTGCTGTTCGCCTTTCCCGGCATTCTGCTGGCGCTCGGCGTCGTCGCCATCCTCGGCAGCAGCCTCGTCAACGTCGTGGTGGCGGTGTCCGTCTTCAGCGTGCCGGCCTTCGCGCGGCTCGTGCGCGGCAACACCCTGGTGTTGAAGCGCGCGACCTACATCGAGGCCGCCCGCAGCATCGGCGCCTCCGACCGCACGATCCTCACCCGCCACATCCTGCCCGGCACGGTCTCGTCGATCGTCGTCTACTTCACGATGCGGCTCGGCACCTCGATCATCACCGCGGCGAGCCTGTCCTTCCTCGGGATGGGCGCGCAGCCGCCGACGCCCGAATGGGGCGCGATGCTGAGCGATGCCCGGGCCGACATGGTCTCCTCGCCCCACGTGGCGATCTTCCCGAGCCTGGCGATCTTCCTCACCGTGCTCGCCTTCAACCTCCTCGGGGACGGCCTGCGCGACGCCCTCGACCCCAAGCTCGACCGGGCGTAA
- a CDS encoding P1 family peptidase, translated as MTDTPPRIGPLPSGPRDAITDVPGVTVGHCTLSEGAIQTGVTVIRPHPGDLYHDRVPAAAAVLNGFGKSIGLMQLEELGLIETPIALTNTFGVPAVAAAQIRAALAVNPGIGRELPTVNPLVFECNDGALNDMARMVVGEAHYRQAHDSADAAVAEGAVGAGRGMSCFGVKGGIGTASRQVEAGGRAVTVGTLVLANFGRPAQLRLLGRAVGPVLAERLEDPGTVARPEKGSIILVIATDAPLDARQLRRLALRAGAGLARTGSVFGHGSGDIALAFSTAYTLPQDPGTPMPAVAMLHDAHLDPLFEAVADGIEQAIVNALWRAETVTGRNGHTRPALTEVLPELLSDPAALPSPSR; from the coding sequence ATGACCGATACCCCTCCCCGCATCGGCCCGCTGCCGAGCGGCCCGCGCGACGCGATCACCGACGTTCCGGGCGTCACCGTCGGCCATTGCACCCTGTCCGAGGGCGCGATCCAGACCGGCGTGACGGTGATCCGCCCGCATCCGGGCGACCTCTACCACGACCGGGTGCCGGCCGCGGCGGCGGTGCTGAACGGCTTCGGCAAGTCGATCGGCCTGATGCAGCTGGAAGAACTCGGGCTGATCGAGACGCCGATCGCGCTCACCAACACCTTCGGGGTGCCGGCGGTGGCCGCCGCCCAGATCCGGGCGGCGCTCGCGGTCAATCCCGGCATCGGCCGCGAATTGCCGACCGTGAACCCGCTCGTCTTCGAGTGCAACGACGGCGCCCTCAACGACATGGCCCGGATGGTCGTGGGCGAGGCGCATTACCGCCAGGCGCACGATTCCGCCGACGCGGCGGTGGCCGAGGGCGCGGTGGGGGCCGGGCGCGGCATGTCGTGCTTCGGGGTGAAGGGCGGCATCGGCACCGCCTCGCGGCAGGTCGAGGCGGGCGGGCGGGCCGTCACGGTCGGCACGCTGGTCCTGGCCAATTTCGGCCGGCCGGCGCAGTTGCGCCTCTTAGGTCGGGCGGTCGGGCCGGTCCTCGCCGAGCGGCTGGAGGATCCCGGGACGGTCGCCAGACCTGAGAAGGGCTCGATCATCCTGGTGATCGCCACCGACGCGCCCCTCGACGCGCGCCAGCTCCGGCGCCTCGCGCTCCGGGCGGGCGCCGGTCTCGCCCGCACCGGCTCGGTCTTCGGCCATGGCAGCGGCGACATCGCGCTCGCCTTCTCGACCGCCTACACGCTGCCGCAGGATCCCGGCACCCCGATGCCGGCGGTGGCGATGCTGCACGATGCCCATCTCGACCCGCTCTTCGAGGCGGTCGCCGACGGGATCGAGCAGGCGATCGTCAACGCCCTGTGGCGCGCCGAGACGGTGACCGGCCGCAACGGCCATACCCGCCCGGCCCTCACCGAGGTCCTGCCCGAATTGCTGTCCGACCCCGCCGCCCTCCCCTCCCCTTCCCGGTGA
- a CDS encoding M55 family metallopeptidase encodes MKVLISTDIEGVAGVVHPDQTRRGAPGYEQARLWMVQEANAAIAGAFAAGAEEVFVNDSHGDFRNMPADLLDPRARAIQGKPRPLGMMAGVDLGVDAVCLIGYHSRAHGRGILAHTINGFAFAAITIDGQELGEAGIYGALAGEFGVPVAMASGDDVFAAENRALLPDTLFVETKRATGCHSGISLSPEAACAAIRAGVAAALSRPLPPPFRIPGPLAVTVRAQSPALADLFGQWPSLRRLDGSAVRFEAGSVAEAVRVINGLSAMSSFLR; translated from the coding sequence GTGAAGGTCCTGATCTCCACCGACATCGAGGGCGTCGCGGGTGTCGTGCATCCCGACCAGACCCGCCGGGGCGCCCCCGGTTACGAGCAGGCCCGGCTCTGGATGGTGCAGGAGGCGAACGCGGCCATCGCCGGTGCCTTCGCGGCGGGAGCCGAGGAGGTCTTCGTCAACGATTCGCACGGCGACTTTCGCAACATGCCGGCGGACCTCCTCGATCCCCGCGCCCGCGCGATCCAGGGCAAGCCGCGGCCGCTGGGCATGATGGCGGGGGTGGATCTCGGGGTCGATGCGGTGTGCCTGATCGGCTACCATTCCCGCGCCCATGGCCGGGGCATCCTCGCCCACACGATCAACGGCTTCGCCTTCGCGGCGATCACGATCGACGGACAGGAACTGGGCGAGGCCGGAATCTACGGTGCGCTCGCCGGCGAGTTCGGCGTGCCGGTCGCGATGGCGAGCGGCGACGACGTGTTCGCCGCCGAGAACCGGGCGCTGCTTCCCGACACGCTCTTCGTCGAGACCAAGCGCGCGACCGGCTGCCACAGCGGCATCAGCCTGTCGCCGGAAGCCGCCTGCGCGGCGATCCGGGCCGGCGTGGCGGCCGCCCTCTCACGGCCCCTGCCGCCCCCCTTCCGTATCCCCGGCCCTCTCGCGGTGACGGTGCGGGCCCAGAGTCCGGCGCTGGCCGACCTGTTCGGCCAGTGGCCGAGCCTGCGCCGCCTCGACGGCAGCGCCGTGCGCTTCGAGGCCGGCAGCGTCGCGGAGGCGGTGCGGGTGATCAATGGCCTGTCGGCGATGTCGAGTTTTCTGCGGTGA
- a CDS encoding type II toxin-antitoxin system PrlF family antitoxin, with the protein MVESHGSEDGRVGLSVAQDESDPVTDLILECLARDLERVPSPVIAFPTCLAGRMKALTAGMDVDLDEEIDGAVML; encoded by the coding sequence ATGGTGGAATCGCATGGCAGCGAGGATGGCCGGGTCGGACTGTCCGTGGCGCAGGACGAGTCGGATCCCGTGACCGACCTGATTCTGGAATGTCTCGCGCGTGATCTGGAGCGCGTTCCCTCGCCAGTCATCGCCTTTCCCACATGTCTCGCTGGGCGCATGAAGGCGCTCACGGCGGGCATGGATGTAGATCTAGATGAAGAGATCGACGGTGCCGTGATGCTTTGA
- a CDS encoding PQQ-dependent sugar dehydrogenase, translating into MRVRGRTGARRAAWTAAALVALGLTGGAAGAQALKQYDSSGKAFWKNPPPDWFLGDETSAQKGLAPPANPALPASDEELAENLKAVKLPAGFTISVYASGVPEARQMAFGDKGTLFVGSFGATNVYAIVDQGGKKVVKTILKGLNMPTGLAYRDGALYVVAIDKIYRYDNIEANLDKPPEPVVVYDDMPSYVAHGWKYLTFDKDGWVYVPFGPPFNIGNPPSSVSQVRRVDLKTGAAEIVALGVRNSVGGDIDPRTGRYWFTENARDWMSDDIPSDKLNMISKVVEHFGYPYCHQGDMPDPKFAQGRSCAEFTPPVAKLGAHVAPLGMKFYTGSSFPDEYKNNIFIAEHGSWNRHKYQGGRIERVVVDPDGKNAKMETFASGWLKGDRDYTGRPADILVAPDGSLLVADDWAGAIYRIAYTK; encoded by the coding sequence ATGAGAGTGCGCGGGAGAACCGGAGCGCGTCGTGCGGCCTGGACGGCGGCAGCCCTCGTGGCCCTGGGCCTGACCGGCGGGGCGGCCGGGGCGCAGGCGCTCAAGCAATACGATTCGAGCGGCAAGGCGTTCTGGAAGAACCCGCCGCCGGACTGGTTCCTCGGCGACGAGACCTCGGCGCAGAAGGGCCTGGCGCCACCCGCCAACCCGGCGCTCCCGGCCTCCGACGAGGAACTGGCCGAGAACCTGAAGGCGGTGAAGCTGCCGGCGGGCTTCACGATCAGCGTCTATGCCAGCGGCGTGCCCGAGGCGCGGCAGATGGCGTTCGGCGACAAGGGCACCCTGTTCGTCGGCTCGTTCGGCGCGACCAACGTCTATGCCATCGTCGACCAGGGCGGCAAGAAGGTCGTCAAGACGATCCTCAAGGGCCTCAACATGCCCACCGGGCTGGCCTACCGCGACGGCGCGCTTTACGTTGTGGCGATCGACAAGATCTACCGCTACGACAACATCGAGGCCAACCTCGACAAGCCGCCGGAGCCGGTCGTCGTCTACGACGACATGCCGTCATACGTGGCGCATGGCTGGAAATACCTGACCTTCGACAAGGACGGCTGGGTCTACGTGCCGTTCGGCCCGCCCTTCAACATCGGCAACCCGCCGAGCAGCGTGTCGCAGGTGCGCCGCGTCGACCTGAAGACCGGGGCGGCGGAGATCGTGGCGCTCGGCGTGCGCAACAGCGTCGGCGGCGACATCGACCCGCGCACCGGCCGCTACTGGTTCACCGAGAATGCCCGCGACTGGATGAGCGACGACATCCCGAGCGACAAGCTCAACATGATCTCGAAGGTCGTCGAGCATTTCGGCTATCCGTATTGCCACCAGGGCGACATGCCGGATCCGAAATTCGCGCAAGGGCGCAGCTGCGCCGAGTTCACCCCGCCGGTGGCGAAGCTCGGGGCCCACGTCGCGCCGCTCGGCATGAAGTTCTATACCGGCTCGTCCTTCCCGGACGAGTACAAGAACAACATCTTCATCGCCGAGCACGGCTCCTGGAACCGCCACAAGTACCAGGGCGGCCGCATCGAGCGGGTGGTGGTCGATCCGGACGGCAAGAACGCCAAGATGGAGACCTTCGCCTCCGGCTGGCTCAAGGGTGACCGCGACTATACCGGCCGGCCGGCCGACATCCTGGTGGCGCCGGACGGGTCGCTGCTGGTGGCCGACGACTGGGCCGGTGCGATCTATCGCATCGCCTACACCAAGTGA
- a CDS encoding c-type cytochrome, whose product MSGASPSARPPARRFSGPARAALAALGLIASAAVQAAEAPEVAQACLACHGDRLAEGAPPIAGHSSNYIQLQLVFFRAGRRKNEIMQGVAEGLSDNDIRALGKYFASLPFPETTPPADTQADLTRAGATAALQHRCAACHGDAYLGIQAAPRVARLPEGYLAKALGDYRANTRPSSGGAAMTEVAGSLSDADIKALAHYLALLP is encoded by the coding sequence GTGAGCGGTGCGTCTCCCAGCGCCCGCCCGCCGGCCCGGAGGTTCTCCGGGCCGGCCCGCGCCGCGCTCGCCGCCCTGGGCCTGATCGCCTCGGCCGCGGTCCAGGCCGCCGAGGCGCCCGAGGTGGCGCAGGCCTGCCTCGCCTGCCACGGCGACAGGCTCGCCGAGGGCGCGCCGCCGATCGCCGGGCATTCCAGCAACTACATCCAGTTGCAGCTGGTGTTCTTCCGCGCCGGCCGGCGCAAGAACGAAATCATGCAGGGCGTGGCGGAGGGCCTGTCGGACAACGACATCCGGGCGCTCGGCAAGTACTTCGCCTCCCTCCCCTTCCCGGAGACGACGCCGCCGGCGGACACGCAGGCCGACCTCACCAGGGCCGGCGCGACGGCGGCCCTCCAGCACCGCTGCGCCGCCTGCCACGGCGACGCCTATCTCGGCATCCAGGCCGCGCCCCGCGTCGCCCGCCTGCCGGAAGGCTATCTCGCCAAGGCGCTCGGCGATTACCGGGCCAATACCCGCCCGAGCTCGGGCGGAGCGGCGATGACCGAGGTGGCGGGCTCGCTGTCGGATGCCGACATCAAGGCGCTGGCGCATTACCTCGCTTTGCTGCCGTGA
- a CDS encoding type II toxin-antitoxin system VapB family antitoxin codes for MLSIRDREIRTLAEAVMRTRGAPTLTAAIKLALHNEIRRAEEEIPLRERVAALRARALAKADRPRLPALTDDERDQFWER; via the coding sequence ATGCTCAGCATCCGTGATCGCGAGATCCGAACCCTTGCCGAAGCGGTGATGAGGACACGCGGGGCCCCGACCCTTACCGCCGCGATCAAGCTCGCCCTGCACAACGAGATCCGCCGCGCCGAGGAGGAAATCCCGCTGCGCGAGCGGGTCGCGGCGCTCCGCGCACGGGCGCTCGCCAAGGCGGATCGCCCGAGGCTGCCGGCCCTCACCGACGACGAACGCGACCAATTCTGGGAACGCTGA
- a CDS encoding type II toxin-antitoxin system VapC family toxin → MFIETSAVVAILAGEAEAAVFLDLIDGAERRETGAHVRLEATINLARILGLSILDSQDLYDDFIRAARITIVPVDDEVARRAVEAFAVYGKGQGHPARLNFADCLSYACAHRNRLPILFKGRDFSQTDLALAITG, encoded by the coding sequence ATGTTCATCGAGACCTCGGCCGTCGTCGCGATCCTCGCGGGCGAAGCGGAGGCGGCGGTTTTCCTCGACCTCATCGACGGGGCCGAGCGACGGGAGACCGGCGCGCATGTCCGGCTCGAGGCCACGATCAACCTCGCTCGCATCCTTGGCTTGAGCATCCTCGATTCCCAGGATCTGTACGATGACTTCATCCGGGCCGCCCGGATCACGATCGTACCGGTCGACGACGAGGTCGCACGCCGGGCTGTGGAGGCCTTCGCGGTCTACGGCAAGGGGCAGGGTCATCCGGCCCGGCTGAACTTCGCCGATTGCCTCTCCTATGCCTGCGCGCACCGCAACCGCCTGCCGATCCTGTTCAAAGGACGCGATTTCTCCCAAACCGACCTCGCCCTGGCCATCACGGGGTAA